One genomic segment of Cololabis saira isolate AMF1-May2022 chromosome 22, fColSai1.1, whole genome shotgun sequence includes these proteins:
- the slc51a gene encoding organic solute transporter subunit alpha encodes MNNGSNRTVHPSCTGKPPFAIDIINQLDIFGIILYSILTFMASVSLLVFIEECVYIYRKVPANKKSLIIWVNGAAPVIGTMSCLGMWIPKAIMFTDMTSACYFAVVVFKFLIMMMEEIGGDEGFMRRAGKHRLKISTGPCCCCCLCLPYVTITRRILFLLKLGSFQFALMKIVFTILSIVLWTNGNFDLSDLTINGAAIWINPFVGILTIIALWPVAITFMHLRITLRTLKIIPKYAMYQLVLILSQLQSAIINILALNGTIACTPPFSSAVRGYMISQQLLILEMFIITLATRLLYRRQYDPLPNEEQDDNENTKMVAIANSA; translated from the exons ATGAATAATGGATCCAACCGAACTGTTCATCCCAGCTGCACCGGCAAGCCACCTTTTGCAATCGACATCATCAACC AATTGGACATTTTTGGCATCATCTTGTACTCCATCCTCACCTTCATGGCGTCCGTTTCCCTCCTGGTCTTCATCGAGGAATGTGTATACATCTACAGAAAAGTGCCCGCCAATAAGAAGAGTTTAATCATCTGGGTGAACGGGGCAGCACCG GTAATTGGCACCATGTCGTGTTTGGGGATGTGGATTCCTAAAGCCATCATGTTTACTGATATGACCTCTGCCTG CTACTTTGCCGTCGTGGTGTTCAAGTTCCTGATCATGATGATGGAGGAGATAGGCGGGGATGAGGGCTTCATGAGGCGAGCGGGGAAGCATAGGCTGAAGATCAGCACGGGCCCTTGTTgctgttgctgtctgtgtctcccATACGTCACCATCACACG ACGCATTCTGTTCCTGCTCAAACTTGGCTCCTTCCAGTTCGCCCTCATGAAGATTGTCTTCACCATCCTTTCCATTGTCCTGTGGACCAATGGAAACTTTGACCTGAGTGAC TTGACCATCAATGGAGCTGCGATATGGATCAACCCTTTTGTGGGCATCTTGACAATCATAGCCCTGTGGCCTGTAGCGATCACGTTCATGCATCTAAGGATAACCCTGCGAACACTTAAAATCATTCCCAAATACGCCATGTATCAG CTGGTGCTGATCCTGAGCCAGCTGCAGTCAGCCATCATCAATATTTTGGCCTTAAATGGAACCATTGCTTGCACCCCACCTTTCTCCTCTGCAGTCAGAGGATACA TGATAAGCCAGCAGCTGCTCATCCTGGAGATGTTCATCATCACGCTGGCCACACGGCTGCTGTATCGACGACAGTACGATCCGTTACCCAACGAAGAACAGGACGATAATGAGAACACCAAGATGGTCGCGATAGCGAACTCTGCATGA